From one Streptomyces sp. Q6 genomic stretch:
- a CDS encoding Rieske (2Fe-2S) protein: MRSPGRRSVLVAGAAALAAGCSKYGDEGGGGEQEQPEPQPSTTGSPTGGTPGGGTPESGSAQPPAADELAKTSDIPVGGGKVFADKKVVVTQPAQGDFKAFSAICTHAGCTVREVSGGTINCPCHGSKYTIADATVAGGPAPRPLEKRRIEVTGNSITLA; encoded by the coding sequence ATGAGGTCACCGGGGCGCAGGAGCGTGCTCGTCGCGGGGGCGGCGGCGCTCGCCGCGGGGTGCAGCAAGTACGGCGACGAGGGCGGCGGGGGCGAGCAGGAGCAGCCCGAGCCGCAGCCGTCGACGACCGGCTCGCCGACCGGCGGGACGCCGGGCGGCGGCACTCCGGAGTCGGGGTCCGCACAGCCGCCCGCGGCCGACGAACTGGCGAAGACCTCCGACATACCGGTCGGCGGCGGCAAGGTCTTCGCCGACAAGAAGGTCGTGGTGACACAGCCCGCCCAGGGTGACTTCAAGGCGTTCTCGGCGATCTGCACGCACGCGGGCTGCACGGTCCGCGAGGTGTCGGGCGGCACGATCAACTGCCCCTGCCACGGCTCGAAGTACACGATCGCGGACGCGACGGTGGCGGGCGGCCCGGCGCCGCGCCCGCTGGAGAAGCGGCGGATCGAGGTCACCGGAAA
- the aroH gene encoding chorismate mutase → MAVRAVRGAVQLERDEAGHMDEQVSELLTAVIERNGLTHDDLISIWFTATPDLHSDFPAAAARKLGIVDVPLICAQELDIAGAMPRVVRLLAHVETELPRSEVAHVYLGAAAALRKDIAQ, encoded by the coding sequence GTGGCGGTACGAGCGGTGCGGGGCGCCGTCCAGCTGGAGCGGGACGAGGCCGGGCACATGGACGAGCAGGTCAGCGAGCTGCTCACCGCCGTCATCGAGCGGAACGGGCTGACCCACGACGACCTGATCTCCATATGGTTCACGGCGACGCCCGACCTGCACTCCGACTTCCCGGCGGCCGCCGCCCGCAAGCTCGGCATCGTGGACGTCCCCCTGATCTGTGCCCAGGAGCTCGACATCGCCGGGGCCATGCCGCGCGTCGTCCGCCTCCTCGCCCACGTCGAGACCGAGCTGCCCCGCTCCGAGGTGGCGCACGTCTACCTCGGCGCCGCGGCCGCCCTGCGCAAGGACATCGCCCAGTGA
- a CDS encoding DUF6529 family protein, with amino-acid sequence MTVDPNAATQSFPGADPDHRRPGAARFLVPALVAAVVAVGLGAYGKVHDPQGTAFNIAGFSSTSAVKSWLATVAFAFALVQIVSAFMVYGKLRGPSWAPALHRWSGRIAFLVAVPVAVHCLYALGYQTYSTRVMWHSFLGCFFFGAFSAKMLLLRTQRLPGWLLPLVGGLAFAVLTLLWLTSALWFFRTVGVTT; translated from the coding sequence ATGACCGTCGATCCGAACGCCGCCACGCAGAGTTTCCCCGGCGCCGACCCCGATCACCGCCGCCCGGGAGCGGCCCGCTTCCTGGTGCCCGCGCTCGTCGCGGCCGTGGTGGCGGTCGGGCTCGGCGCGTACGGCAAGGTCCACGACCCGCAGGGCACGGCGTTCAACATCGCCGGGTTCTCCAGTACGAGCGCGGTCAAGTCGTGGCTGGCGACGGTGGCCTTCGCCTTCGCGCTCGTCCAGATCGTCTCGGCCTTCATGGTCTACGGGAAGCTGCGCGGCCCGTCGTGGGCGCCGGCCCTGCACCGCTGGTCGGGCCGGATCGCGTTCCTCGTCGCGGTGCCGGTGGCGGTGCACTGCCTGTACGCGCTCGGCTATCAGACCTACTCGACGCGCGTGATGTGGCACTCGTTCCTCGGCTGCTTCTTCTTCGGCGCGTTCAGCGCCAAGATGCTGCTGCTGCGCACGCAGCGGCTGCCGGGCTGGCTCCTGCCGCTGGTCGGCGGCCTGGCCTTCGCGGTGCTCACCCTCCTGTGGCTGACGTCGGCGCTGTGGTTCTTCCGGACGGTGGGGGTCACGACATGA
- a CDS encoding YidB family protein has protein sequence MAGNDLGSLLGGLLGGGGQSGSTGGSGNILGALLGGLMGGGSGGASGGSGSNPLGGLMDMITKSGLVNQEQLDSWVGKGDNQPLSPEQVKQAVPDETLDQVAAQAGVSRDEAAAQVAQQLPQVVDQLTPEGQVPSSGSLEDLIREQKL, from the coding sequence ATGGCGGGTAACGACCTCGGCAGCCTCCTCGGCGGCCTTCTCGGCGGAGGCGGCCAGAGCGGCTCGACCGGCGGCAGCGGCAACATTCTCGGCGCGCTGCTCGGCGGCCTGATGGGGGGCGGGTCCGGCGGCGCGAGCGGCGGCAGCGGCTCCAACCCCCTCGGCGGCCTGATGGACATGATCACGAAGTCCGGCCTGGTCAACCAGGAGCAGCTGGACTCGTGGGTCGGCAAGGGCGACAACCAGCCACTCAGCCCCGAGCAGGTCAAGCAGGCAGTGCCCGACGAGACCCTCGACCAGGTCGCGGCGCAGGCGGGCGTCAGCCGCGACGAGGCCGCCGCGCAGGTCGCGCAGCAGCTCCCGCAGGTCGTCGACCAACTGACGCCGGAGGGGCAGGTCCCGTCGTCCGGCTCCCTGGAGGACCTCATCAGGGAGCAGAAGCTCTGA